The Falco biarmicus isolate bFalBia1 chromosome 7, bFalBia1.pri, whole genome shotgun sequence genome contains the following window.
CTAGTGTTGTCAGAGGATGCTTTTTGAGAAGCAAGGCCTgactttgctgtttgcttgaAACAGAGGTACCAAGAAACTAATCGTTCTGCCTGACCTACGTTTCCTTCCGTAGGAGGGGTGGTCTGGGGTTTAAAGCAGGGACGGGGACCCAAgcctccctgccctgtgccggggctcaccacagccttccTGGGTGATCCCAGACAACCCATTAATGGGATAAATAACACTCATCAGGAAGGAAActtcattaataattttaaacaagaGCTTTGCGACCTTGAAATAAAAACGCTACAAgtagaagtgaaataaaaatactgtctttacCATGGAAGTGAAagttgtctggaaaaaaaaagagtgaataAATTGAGTAATTAATATAGACAGTGGCTGATCTTACAAATCTTTCCTCACCTGAGGTTATGCTGTAAATTTATCTCAGCTGTAAACATGAAGCAGCAAAAAGAGAGACCGGGGAAGAAACTGCTCAtggggaaaatgcattttgcaggGCATACGGGAATCTACAAAGGCTAGCAGGGTAAACAGTAGTTAAGTTTTTCTAGTGCTATAAATGTGCAAACCTTTGTGAATGTCAAATATGTGctaattacttaaaaataattactattttctgtttttatgaaTAAGGCTGAGCAAAGTTTCCCTGTTTTAGCCTTCAGGGgaattttttgttctgtgtagccatttttctgccattagttttcatgtttctctcactggaagaatatttatttccttttttgctaTGTTTGAATACCACCCCTAAAATGATGTCATTACAAGacataacattttaattaaatcccTCGTTTATTGTCCGTTGACCAATGGCAGGCCCACGGCTGCACAGCGCTATGATTCACTGGCACGTGTGACTTACCAGCACGGCGCTGGGAGTCacggggggagaggggggaattCCACCCTGTCCCGAACGGTttgtggctgctgctcctcGAGCATCTGTGCCCGCTGCGCTGGGCTCACgctgcttcctcctgcctccctttGCCTGCTCTCCTGCCGTAAGGTGAACTCAGCCAGCGAATGCGGATGGTTGAAGAGCTTTccaagggaataaaaaaaaaaataaataaattaaaaaaaaaaaaaaaaagtggattttcATCAGCGGCTGGGCCGCACCGtcagaaaagcagctcttcttggcaggggaaggaaggggctgCTTAAACCAACCCAAGTATCACAGCTCCCAAGCCGGCACCGCAGCTGGAGGGAATCGTGCCCCAGCTCCCGGAGCCCTGTCCCCTCGCGGCacgaggggcggcggggggaccccggggcctggctggggctggcagggcggcgggcagcctggcagcccGGGTACCCACGCCGGGGCAGCGGCTGGCGGGCCGGCAGCACCCCGTGGCCGCGCTGGGGCTGCCGAGCGTGGCGGGAGCCTGGAGCGTGACTCAGCCGGAGGAATGTCCTGGCACCGGGAGAGGGTGACGCAACGGGCACGGCTCACCCGTCCCCGCGGTGGGCAGAGGCCAGCAGGCACGGCCTGGCTCCTCGGGCACCGCGCTGGTCCTCAGCCCTGCCCGAGCCATGAGGAAGCTGGCTGGTAGCTCGGAGCCGCAGAGGGCCTTTGGGACCACACCGgtggaagaaggggaagaagtCGCTTCAGCCGGCAGAAGTGACCCTGCCAAGGCACCtcctgggctggcagcggggctcGCTGGGGAGCTGAGCTCCACACCAGCACACGCACTCTGCCCCTCGCTGCAGGCTCCCAGGGGCAGCGCGTGGGAGCCCACGCAGGTCTCACCAGCTTGCAGCAAAACCCTGGTAGGCTCCCCCGCTTACAGTCGGATACATCTACCAcctgatttcttaaaaaaaaggtaCCCGCAATGTAAGGAAAGGCATAAAACCTCAGCGTTTGCCTTTCACTGAGGTTTTCTCTAACACTCTCTTACACTACAAGAGGTTAGATTTTATCCAGCATTCTTTGCACTcccactgaaaatacagaattgctGGAGGGAAACTGGACATTTTCCAGAGGTACAACAGGAGAgcaaagggggaagggaagtgCCCTGAGCAACAGATCTCATTGAATGCAGTTTCCTAGGGATTTCCCTCTCCGAACAGATTGATTTTTTTGACTGAATGGTGTTAAGACTTTCTGTTATTTCAGCATACACCTACACGCAGgttcttctgctttccctttggAGTCCTCTTCCTGAAGGTAATCTGGCCACACCATAAGAGATCTGATGTCTCCTAGCAAAAACCAACAAGTTCCCGAGTTGAACTGGTAAGGCATACAGCCCCACTTTCTTCTATCtcaaatgaattattttatgaaaCTTAATTACTTAATTAAGGATCTTAATTACTTTTGTGACCTCTGTCCTTCTGCCAGATTTAACTCAAATAAGCTAACAGGTTAAAAAGTCACTGGGACAAGGAATAGCCCCCGTGAGAGAGGGGATGCCCGAGGAGGGCAAGCAGTAGCCTTGCTTCCATGGGAAACGTGGCGGAAATGGCAGCACTGAGTTTAGTGACGTTGACAGAGAAGCAAAGAGGATGCACGgcacacagaaggaaaggaCTATGATTCCAGAGAGCTTCAGTGCATAAGGCAACTTAGTCCATTATAGTCACTTCACACTAATGAGCATCCAGGAGTTGAATCCAAACAAACAGTGCCTTCTGCTTCACGGTGAGTCATAGCTTCCATCCCCGGAGGGTGAGGGGAGGCTTGGAGGGCTTCCTCAGAGGCATGTGCTCCACACAGGGTATCATTCACAAAGCTTttagtgctgctgctgctgctgctgctgctgctgctgctgctgctgctgctgggccctCTGAATCATAGGGCTATTTCAGTGGTGCCTGGTGGGATGCAGGTCTTGTGGCACAAGGGTAGTGAAACTCAATGCttctggagttcagcgagaTGCCACGGTGAGGAACCAGCTTTGTCTTAGTGTGCTCCAGCAGTAAGATTTGCTTGGTCATTATTGCTCCTGGCTGGATGCTGGCCATTTCTGTGGCCTCTGAGGTCACCCCTGGGCTCTATCACAAGTTCCTTCTGTGATTGCTGCAGTCACCGGGAGTCCATCGttcattttcttgaaaatgagGGCCCCTTTCTGTTTACCTATGACCTCTTTTTCACCCCTGAGAAATGCTCTCAGATTCTGGATAAATCATTTCTTTCTTGGAGATTTCCATGAAGTCACAGAATAGTCCTTCTTCAGCCCTTGCTTCTTCTGTACCCTGACAACTGCCAGGTACCCGTCAGtgatgtgcagcagcagccctgtgtgCCTGGGTGCCTCAGGTACGCAACTTGCAAGGTGAAGAGAATAATAAACACTTCTGATTCATTATTCAGTTTCCATGGAAGTAAAGACAGAGGGTGAGTCATGCACAGTTTTGGAGTTGTCATCCCTGGAGCATCTACCCATGCAACTCCGGAGCTGGTAACTCCTTCGCCACCTTTCCTTTTACAAGCTTGGGATGTGCGGTGCAGAGGCCCTGCACGGGCGGCTGAGGAGCACTGCAAGGGCACAAGATCAGGGCACTCAAACACAGCAGTTTCATGGTAGTGTACAAGCATTAGAAGAAGCCTGCTGAGCCCATGGTGGTGGCTGTGGTCTCAGGCTCCAGAGGATGTATCGCACATGTGCACAGCTACATCTGCTATCAAAGGTGAAGGAACCCTCATGCCACTATTTGCCACAGTGGTGTCCTGACATTGCATATGGCTGAAAAGATGCAGACCTGCGTTTGGGACACTGAGAAGGGCATGTGTCACACAGGCAgcatgccatgccatgctgcagTGTCATGGAGGCTGTTTTGGGATGCATTAAACCATCCTGACAATGAGGATCTGAAACCACTTAGGTCCACCCCAGTCCATGAAGTTGTAAAAGAGCAGCAGATGCCCAGAAACGGGGCTGTCAAGACATTCCCATGGACTTCTGTTGGTTTAAGCCAACCATAAAACTGTGTCTTGAGGGTCAACCGGTTTAGGATTTATGCTATTCATTCCCATAACAATTTTCACCGATCCTAACTAGTTACTTGTCTGATCAAAAAGCAGCACATAttgtatttgaaaactgaattgGGTAACTCTTCAAATGCAAATACGCAATAAAGGTACCCCTTCCAGGGTCCCACAGTGCTGGCACAGAACAGGCAGAAAGAGTAAACAAGTGGCCATCAGCTGGAAAATAGTTGAGTCTAATGCTGTTTTCAGCTCAGAGGTGGTAGGGAGTCCCAAACGCCTACCTGTAAGGAGCAGAGGGGTAACACAGCTGCAGGTTAGTGATTTCAGGGCTGACGGGCCAAACTTTAGATATCGAGAATGCAATTTGGTGTGGACTTCTGCATATGGAGAGGGCAAGATGTAACTCATCATGGTGATGGCAAACATCATTGCTCATCTGGCCAACGTGGCGGCGTATAGTAatggagaaacaggaaaaaatcccaCATCCCTCACACAATGCATTGTGAACGTGTGCGtatatatctatgtatataCCTGTAGGCTGACAAACACTAGTTTGCTGGTTTCCACCAAGGTACTGGTAACAACTGGGGTGTTTTGGGGAGAGGCGGCTGCGTGGCCATGCACACACTGGGCGCTCACACGTGCAGTGCTCGAGGCCCAGCGTGTGTCGGGTCTCTGGGCTTTCAGCCCCGGAGGCGCACAGCGCTGCCAGCCCTCTGGTCCACTCGGCCGGACAGACGGTAAAACGCTCCGTGTCTGGTGTCCCGCGCCCCACGCAGCGTCCAGCTCGGCAGGGGCAGGCGGCACACGCTCCGCAGGCTGATCCGTACCCTTGCCTGTCTTGTGGCCAGCCACCccatcctccttcccacccGCTGATGCTGCCCCTTCCGTGTCCGGCCCCACGGCCCGGGCAGCTGCCCCGCACCCTGCGCTCGGCCCGGCCCTTCCCCCGCACGGCTCCGCCGCCACAGAACGTCCCTCAGCCGGCGGCCCGGGCGACGCCCGGCCACCGAGGGCATCCGGGGGGGCGACGCCGAAATCGCGACGTCAGAGCGGCGGCGAGCGCCTCGGCCGGGCCCAGCCGCGCCCCGGGCAGGCGaggccggcccccgccgccgtaCCGTGCCCGACCTTGAGGCGGCTGCTACCGGCTGCCCGCGCCCCGCGCCGGGGCGCACCGGCCCCTCGGCAGCCAGGCGGGGCAGgcccgcggcgggccgggggagCTGCCCGGGGAGCCAGCAggagccgcccgccccgccgccgccagccgcacccgcggggccgcgccggcgCCTGGCCTCGCCTCCCCGCGgcgcgggcggccgggccccgggCCCGGGCGGTGGGAGGGCGGCCGGTGCCCGCAGgccaggcccggcccggcccggcccggcccggcccggccctgccccgcggggggcggcccggcgcggcgcggcccggcggcaCGTGGTGGCGGCGCGGCCCATGTGACCGGCCCTCCCCGGCCGCCGCGGCTCATCCCCCGCCCGGGCCGAGTCCCCGCCCGCCTCGCCCCCAGCGCAGCGCAGCGCAGCGCCGCGTTCTCCTGCGCGCAGCAGCCCCGCACCGCaggcagccgccgccgccgccccgggacCCGGCGCCATGGTaagggcggcgcggcgcggccgagcgggggagggcggcgggggcggctcgcaggggcggcggcggcggcggggcccggcggggccgagccgagccgagcaggcccggcgcggcgcggcctCCGGCGGCCATTTTAGTCTAATTTTAGCCGGGTGCGGGGGGAAGGGGCGGTGGGAGCGGCCGCGGGGCAAGAGCGGGTggcggggcgggccgcggcggggccgggggccggcgggcgggctCGGGCGGGCGGCGCAGCGCTCCCTGCGGCATCGCCCGGCCGTGCGAGAGAGGGGCGGGCGCGGGCAGAGGGGCTGCCGGCGCCCTCCGGGGGAGCCGCCGCTGCGGCCCGCCCGGGGCCCGGGCCCGCGGCGTGTCCCGGGGCGGCCGGCTGGAAGCGCTGGGGCCGGAGCGGGGGTGGACGCGGGGCGGCGGGACGCCGGCTGCCCGGAGGCGAGCGCCGTCCCCTCGAACAAAGCGGGGAAAGGGGGCAGGCGGGCTCCCCCGGGACAAAGCCGCCGGCTCCGGCGAGCCGCGCacctgcccgcccgccccgccccgggccgccgccgccgccgccgcgggggtTGTTGCCGGGCCCGGAGCGCGGGCGCTGCGGGCGGGTGCCGCTCGCTTGCGGTGGGCTTTGCGGAACGGCTTTCCTTGTGCCGTGAGCGCCTCGTTTGCCCTGTCGGTGTTTGGTTTTCTCGCTGCTTTTAGGCTCGGGGTTTGAACGGCGTAGCGAGCCCTGCGGGGAGCTGTGCGCGTTGTAGCTGTGTTTTTGTGTGAAGGAAGCGCGATCGAATAATACTGGTGCGGCAGCGTGAAGGGATACCCGGGAGCTCTTGAAGCGCGGGGTTGAAGCTGACAcaatgcagaaaacatttctgctgcttgtaGAGCCTTACATCACCCAACAAAATGAGAGTCATGACAGTGCTGGatgtgagctgctgctgtagcaTTTGttccactaaaaaaaataacaaaaaatccacccccaccccatcctaAACCAAAAGGACACTCTTCTCCTCTCTTCCATTCCcactcttcccccacccctctcctcctccccccattTGGGCCAAGTGCATGAGAGGGTAATGGGAAGCTGCTTTAGTCCAGTGGTGCGCTTAGTCGTATAAAGCTACTGTCCAGAATCACAGCTGAAGATGCTGAGATCTGCAGCAAGACAGTACAGGATCTATGCCTCCTTCGTGCCTTCTGCACCAGTCCTGCAAAGATCACCAAACTCATAGTGTGTGCTCAGGTTGGGTATAGTACTTTTGTTCTTACAGGGCAGGCAGACTTCTTTATCTAGCACTGTGGGCTACCATCTTTTCTAGCGAgttaatttttgctgtttaaacTATTCCTTTGATCTTGTTTTACAGGCTTCTGGAGTAACAGTGAATGATGAAGTCATAAAGGTTTTTAATGATATGAAAGTAAGGAAATCTTCAACCccagaagagattaaaaaaagaaagaaagccGTTCTCTTCTGCTTAAGTGATgacaaaaaacaaataattgtaGAGGAGTCAAAGCAGATATTGGTTGGTGACATTGGAGATACTGTGGAGGACCCCTATACAGCTTTTGTGAAGTTGCTACCTTTGAACGATTGCCGATACGCTTTGTATGATGCCACGTACGAGACAAAGGAATCTAAGAAAGAAGACCTGGTATTTATATTCTGGTGTGTAAAAGCAGAGCTTGCTGATAAAATTGAATATTCTGGAGTTGACACTGGGTGACTGAATaactgttttgttgtggttttcttctttcctttaaagGGCTCCTGAAAGTGCacctttaaaaagcaagatGATCTACGCAAGCTCTAAAGAtgccattaaaaagaaatttacagGTGCGGAcctaaaaatgttttgctcGTTAATTATAATGCCTTGTAGATGTTGAGGTTCTCACAAGTACATTGTCGTCCATTTCTCTTTCAGGTATTAAACATGAGTGGCAAGTAAATGGTTTGGATGATATTAAGGACCGTTCAACACTTGGAGAGAAATTGGGAGGCAACGTGGTAGTTTCACTTGAAGGAAAACCCTTATAAAAAGACAGACAAGTGCCATCTGGATCTAAGGAGCTTCCATTTCTGCAGCTCGTTCAATTGGAATAGTATTAGTCTCCCTGTCCCATTCCCTCCTCAAAAAATAAGTCCCTTCCGTAATGCCCCTGAAGGAGATGTCATTGTTAAGCAGTCTACCAGTGATTGCCATTAGACTGTTTAATCCTGGTAGTTTTATGTAGGATCCAAGGAATGCTTTCACGTCACACTTTTAGCCAAAACTGACGTTGCAGGCATTCCTTGCAACATGTACAATGAATGTGATAGTTAATGTGAATAGTCTAGCAGACAGCAAAGGGTAAGCTAATTGAATGCCTTGAAAGTATTGTCCACTGGTCGGATGGTAGACTCTATACAGTATTACTTACAGTTGCACTTGATTGCAGTTCCATGAGGCTCTTGTGCATTCATACACCTCACCTGCCTTGACAAGCCTATTTTTGTGACATGGCAGCACACAACACTATGCATTTAAAGCACTTTTTTGTAATATGTTTGAcccgcccctgcccctgccccaaaGGAATGCCAATTAAGTTGCTGTAACTGTGTCATCAAATTATTGTAGTACCTCAGTTTCATTCCTGTTACATGCATATCTTTATAAATGAAGTAGCTGTTACgatgccttttgttttccattgaaTGTACACTACTGAACAGAAGTAGAAGTTATCTGTTTACCATGTGAGTCTTGAAACACTAAAAGTTTTGTACAACATCAGTCATGGTGGcaatttctgtattaaaaagagCCTTAAATGGAACATTGTTTTTTTGAGATCAAAACCTGGCCACGTTGCAATAAAACTTGTGGCTTATTACAGAACGTTGCCTTGTTTTCATTGGAAAATATAGTTTTTAAGTATGTTTAAATTAAGCATATTTCAAATAACTTCTGTGAAAAGTATTGTAAAGATAAACAATCGTTAATCGCATCTTAAATATTGCAAATTTTTCATTCCTAACTGTGATTTGGGCACTGCTTTACAATACTTTGTGGCTCTGTTCTGGTCATTCGATAAAGGACCTGCTCCTAGTTTACCGTTAAAGAAGATACCACTATCGGAGACCATTAGTTCCATGAAATGTGTCAGAAACGTAAAAATATGAAGTAATTAACCACGCAGTGTGTTTCATACCTGAAGGTTCTTAAAGTTCTACACGTCAGAGTAAAACCCTGCACGAAATCTTACAGCTCACTGTCTTTTTTGGTAAGATAATGTGTAATGACAATTCTATGCAGAATTTGAATCCAGTAAATAATTGTTGTGTCTTGAGTATCGCAGTTAAGATGGACTTGGTACAAGAAATAGCCTAAATGAACCGTTCTCCTTGTTAGCTTCTATGTAAATAGAACTGGAAAGTGTTTGCCACTACTGAGGCTTGCACTGGGGACATGTTTTGGCTGGGAGCCAAATAATGCTCTCCTTATAGAGAATTTGATCTGCTCTGTGTGAGCAATCCTCCGTTAGCCAGAGCTATTTATGGCAAACACATGCTTTTGTATCTTGTCATCGTTATCCACAAATGGCAAAACTGGACATGATTCTCCTGGTATGCGTAAAGGAGCGCTGTTAGGCAGCCACTGGCAGCTGAACTGTACACGCTGCTAGAAGGAATGCTCTTTATCATTaccttgttttaaaaagttggTAGAGTAGAACTGTGGAGCTTTTAAATATGGGCCCTTTATGTTCAGTCCACAGCCTTTTTCAACAAGGAAGCAGATAATAAGCAAAAtcttctttttgtgtttgggtgttttttttaaattattttataaatagttTAAATGACCTAGTGGTACTGTGTTTAGGCTCTCTTGTCCTGTAGAACTTTAAGACTTTGTTTCAGGCTTCTGGCTATCCCTATGACTTGCACACCTCATTGTGTTAGCTGTTCTATGTAGACTAAACTTCAGTAGAATTTAACTAAAAAGGCATGATGACCACTGACTTAACTAAGTGTATTAATGAGTCTTGGTTTTGTTCTACAAAACTCTCCTTTCAGGTACCTTTTAAGGTTGAGAAGTAACTGATGGTATGCATGTTGTCtagataaaaaaacccacattttatTCCTCAAAATAGTCTATTTCTGATTATTCGCGTTGTGTGCAAAGCCCAGTTTAATGTAAAGATCTACTTTGTGCTTTATGTTTGACTTGAGTTCAGTAAAGTATAATGAAATGATCttttaactgatttttcacAAGGTACAAAtgatttctttagaaaaagccaaaactgaaaaagttaGATTTTAATAAACCAATTGAATTTCATTTTAGACAGTAtactttttaaagcagtacTGTGTTTAAATTTATCGTTTGTCTCTGCTGCAAACAGTCTGGAAAGATGTCTGTGGCTTCCAAGTTGAATATTAAAggttacttcttttttttttaaactagctTAGGTGTATATTCACTCAGTCCAAGTAGATATAAAATCGAAGCACAAACTGTATTTATGTAAAGATTCCTACCAAAACAAGTTTTGGATCCAAAAGGATCAGCTTGCCTTCAGTTTGTTCTTGAAATGACTGACTGATGCGAGATCCAATTTAGatggcttgcttttttaaaaaaaaacaaaacaaaacaataaagtGCTACAGAACTGTTACTGTTTGAATTATAAAACAAATGAGAGACAGCTGGCATCTGTTCCAAAATGGTTTGTCAGCTGTTGTTTTCTGTCATTATGCAAAATGGTGAGGGCCTCATTGTGATCGAGGAGTGGAGGAAAATCCTCTCGAGTATCTTCTGTGTATCTCCGTGTAGACGTGACTTTTGGGTATCTTGGCTTCAGTTATTTTATTGATAAAGAAATGTCAAATTTTTCATGGGAGTAGCTTGTgcagaaatggcatttttcttctaaaaaaatacttccaaaacCAGCAGTTGTTTTGATTTGGTAAATCCTGGAAGAGGTATAGACGTGAGGGTTTGATTTTTCCAAAAAAGGGAAATCGGTCCAAGATCAGGGTGAGGAGATGAGGTTTGTGCTTGTGGCGattttagaaatgcaaagttTAAATTTATATGGAGTGGAGTTCAAGAATCCCTCCTAGTCAGCTCTTCAAATGGATTTTGCGTATGTTCAGTTAAAACccaaagtgtttcttttaattggAAGAGTCTTCTGCTGCTGTACCATTCCCTCAGAACGAGTGATGGAATACAGTAATTGCCACAATTTGATAATAAGCTTTACTCTCTTATGCCAATTCCAGTATAAACCAAGTTTCCATGTCTGCCTATTTTATAAAGTTCTGTAAGTTCCCCTTAGTTTGTGGTGGCGAGTTAATGATTGTAGAATGAAAACACGGCACTTAACGGTGGATCAAAGATCATCAATGTAGCACCTGTCTATAAGTATTgagtttctttgaaatatttgattttgaaaaccTGGTATaaataaacttaatttaaaTGTCTTCAGATGTTGAGTGAGTTTGTGTGCTAGGGCAGCACCTACACCAGTCACTTCGCTACTGTCTTTGGACTGGGAGCAGCCCAGATACTGTGGAGGGAGAGATCATGGAGTAAACGCGTGGAATACGTGCTTTTTTGTGATGGGGTTCACCTACAGCCCATTCAGTTCTATACCCAGCTCTAGCAAAAGCCAGCCCCAGTGGCTCTGGAGGTAGGTATGAAAAATTTTTTAGTGGTTTGGTGCTGGATAACGTTTTTGTTGTGTTGGGTCCTAGCTCGTACGTTCAGAAAATTAgctggtttgtggtttttttaaaggtagttTACACTGGCAAGtcatttttaatattcagaaGAAAGCGAGCTAATGCAGTGTGAAAAAGGTGACACCGTGAAGAAtgataaaaaagtatttttggtaTCAGTGGTACCTCTCAACGTAAAATTTCTTGGATCTAGGAATAGCTTAACTGGAAGACGGCTGATTTCATAAACAAACCTGTCAAGAAAGAGCTTCACTGGATTCTCTGGGGAAGACAGGCTTTTACACTAGAATAACAACCTTTTTAGTGTTCGCCTGACAAGCTTTTTGTAGCTGTAGGAGACATATATGAgaatatgcattaaaaatgagTGAAAGGTCTCTatgaaatgaagtatttttatataaattactactcagtttaaaaatactctgttcTTACTATATTTGTATTCAGTGCTTGATACCCTGTTGAATTCGGGCATTTTCCTGTTTCGCCTCCCATACTGTTAAATCTGTAATAGCCCCCATACATCTTACTATTCCTTGCATTGCTTTATCTATGCAATCTATTAGTAAcgtctgaaaaaaaatactgatgtgAAAAATCAAAGCCCTTCATAGGAAATTCAAACAAATAACAATTTCTGTTGTTTATTCGATGATTTGATGTAATTGTCTTTTTATAATTGAAAGGTTTACAGCAAAAATGTGTGCTGTTTAGAGGCACTGGAAATAATTATGACATTGTCTTTTTAGTATCTCATAGTAGGTTAGTGCTTTTGTAGTCACCTTTACTTTGTAGTTATAGAAGACTGATGATTGGAAAAGAAACTTGAAGGTGCCACTGATTATTCTAAAATGTTTCTACATGTCAActcagattatttaaaaaaaaataatttcccactGCTAGCTTAATTTTTGTTCTTGCGTGAACAGGCTTAGGAATGTGTCTGTAGCTGTAATCGTGCCTCTCCTCTTCcacctctttatttttaaaaacagctgtgtCACTGCAAATCCCCACCATCTGCCCGCCATCTTCTGTAAAGCTTTACGGACAATCTCCACTTGTACCTTTTAGTATctattttcccccttctcttgTTTGTGATTGTAGGGGTTTGATTTAGAAAAACTAAACGCTGTAATATTATGCTcttcaaaaagcttttctattATGCAGGAAGTTAAAAGCATCAGTTACTctctgctgagcacagctgcagggtATACATTGGCTTGAAAAAAGAGATGTGATTTTGAGAAC
Protein-coding sequences here:
- the CFL2 gene encoding cofilin-2, which codes for MASGVTVNDEVIKVFNDMKVRKSSTPEEIKKRKKAVLFCLSDDKKQIIVEESKQILVGDIGDTVEDPYTAFVKLLPLNDCRYALYDATYETKESKKEDLVFIFWAPESAPLKSKMIYASSKDAIKKKFTGIKHEWQVNGLDDIKDRSTLGEKLGGNVVVSLEGKPL